The Deefgea tanakiae DNA segment ATGCCAGTTTACCCGCCGCGATTAGGCCGTTTATGGCGTCGGTCAGCGCGACAAACGCGCCAGTAATACTCGCGGTACGCGTGCCGCCATCGGCTTGGATGACGTCGCAATCAATCGTAATTTGGCGCTCGCCCAGCGCTTTCATATCCACCACTGCGCGCAGTGAACGACCGATCAGGCGTTGGATTTCTTGCGTGCGGCCCGATTGCTTGCCCGCAGCAGCTTCGCGTTTCATGCGGCTGCCCGTTGAGCGCGGCAACATGCCGTATTCTGCCGTCACCCAGCCTTCACCTTTGCCTTTCAAAAACGGAGGCACTTTCTCTTCGACGCTGGCGGTACACAATACTTTGGTGTTACCGAACTCAACCAGTACGCTGCCTTCTGCGTGGCAAGTGTAGTTGCGCGTTAAAGTGACGGTGCGAAGTTCGTTTGGCTCGCGTTGTGAAGGGCGCATGGCAGTTCCTGAAAGCAAGATTGAATGC contains these protein-coding regions:
- the rph gene encoding ribonuclease PH, encoding MRPSQREPNELRTVTLTRNYTCHAEGSVLVEFGNTKVLCTASVEEKVPPFLKGKGEGWVTAEYGMLPRSTGSRMKREAAAGKQSGRTQEIQRLIGRSLRAVVDMKALGERQITIDCDVIQADGGTRTASITGAFVALTDAINGLIAAGKLASSPIREAVAAVSVGVVGTTPLLDLDYIEDSACETDMNVVMTAAGKFIEIQGTAEGEAFSRSEMNALLDLAEKGIGELIVKQNAVLAA